CCTGAAGAAATTCTACAAAAATTAAAAACACTCAAAGAGCAATTAACCACAGCTCGTGACACATTTTTAGGATACCCTGTATCTAAAGACTTTGATTACTCAGCCTTAAATGAGTTTTTTAAATTTCCTATTAATAATTTAGGTGACCCGTTTGAACAAGGAACTTACAGAGTACAAACACATGAAATGGAACGTGAGGTAGTTGCTTTTTTTGCTAAATTATTTAGAGCAAATCCTAAAGATTTTTGGGGTTATGTAACCAATGGCGGCTCAGAAAGTAACTTATATGGCTTGTACCTTGCTAGAGAGTTATTTCCAAAAGCTATTGTATATTATTCTGAATCGACTCATTACAGCATTCGCAAAAATATTCATCTACTAAACATTCCAAGCATTGTTATAAAGTCTCAAGAAAATGGTGAAATTGATTATGATGATTTTGAAAATACTGTACGCATGAATCGTCATAAGCCAGTAATTGTTTTAGCTACCTTTGGTACTACAATGAAAGAGGCAAAAGACGATGTTTCAAAAATAAAACGTATTTTAAGTAGCTTAGCCATTCAAGATAATTATATTCATTGTGATGCTGCCTTGGCTGGTTCATATGGGCCTTTTATGAAACCGAAATTACCCTTCGACTTTATTGACGGAGCAGATAGTATTTCTATTAGCGGTCATAAATTTATAGGATCACCAATACCAACTGGGGTACTAATGGCAAAACGTTCTAACAGAGATCGTATTGCTAAGGGAATTTCATACATAGGTTCTTCTGATACAACAATCACCGGCTCTCGTAATGGTCATTCCCCTTTATTTTTATGGTATGCTCTAAAAAAATTAGGCATAAAAGGTTTACAAAAACGCTATAAAGATAGTTTAGAAGTTGCTGAATACTGTGAAAATGAATTAAAAAACATAGGTATCAAAGCATGGAGAAATCCCAACGCTATTACTGTTGTACTACCAAAAATGCCAAAAAGTATTAAAGATAAATGGCAATTAGCTACTGAAGGTGATATAGCTCACGTGATTTGTATGCCTAACGTAACTAAAAATCAAATAGATAATTTTATTAACGATGTAAAAAATTGCTCAGAACCTGTTATTGAAGATGAATTTTCTTTCGATTTTTCATTAAGCTAATTTATACAGTTATGAATATTTTATATTAAAAACAAGCACGCTTTAAAAGCGTGCTTGTTTTTTTTAAGCTACTGCTACAATATTACTATAAGGGACTTCTCTTGTATCTCTAAAAATAATTGTTTTTTCAGAAAGAGTCCAAACTGAAGCCTCTACTTTTTTTAAACCAGTATGGTCTGTGTAAAAAATTTGAAATTTTTCCTTATTGAGGTTTCTTAAAAAAAAGACTTTTCGTTGTCTTATAAATTCGTTTACCTTCTCTATTTCATGCTCTAACACATTAATTTTAGGAAATTTTAATAACTTAACTTTGCTGTCATCGACAAGCATTGCTTTATTTAAAATCATACAAACGGGGAGTTTGGGGTTATAATAATACACATGACATTAATATCAATGAGCAAATATACATTTTTTTATCAACAACTGTTAATAACTTACTTAATTATTTGTTAATAACTTTTAATTACAAAATAATGTAATTAAGAAAACAAATAAAATTGAATAAAAAATATTAATTATCTTCCTAATAAATAACCTCCCACGCTATCTACCCTCTACACTCATAAATAACAAACTTACTATTTGATTTCACAATTTTAACTTCTGTAAAAACCTGCTTTAAATGCGTTTTATAATTTAAATGAGAATTAGCTACTAATAAAAATCGACCATTTTTCCTCAAACAACTTCGCACCCCTTTAAAAAGCAATACAGAAACCTCAATATTATTTTCATGTTCGAAATGAAATGGAGGATTAGAAATTACCAAATCAAAACTTTCTTTTTCTAAATCATCTAGATTATCTTCACAAATAAATTGAGCATTTTCACCTTTTACATTCATCTCAGAAGATGCAACAGCTAAGTTAAAATCATCAACTAAGGTTACTTGAGCGTTTGAATTTTGACGCAAAGTTTCAATTGCAAGAATCCCATTACCTGAAGCAACATCTAACACCTTTAACTCATCAGACTGCACTTGTAAATTCTCTAATAAAAACTGCGTTCCAACATCAATCTTCCCTGAAGAAAATACGCCATAATGTTGTTGAAGTAAATTATCGTTCCAATCAATTTCATTAGTTAACTCCTTATATTGAATTCCTTTTTTAGGTTCTTTTAAGATAAGTAATCGCGCTTTTTTCCAAGCTTTTGATTGCTCCACCTCGTCAAAATACCGCTCAGCAATCTTAAGAAAAGAAGCAGAGAAATGTTTAGTCATAAATCCACAAACAACTTCTGTTTGCTTATCAGCAGACTTATGTATTTGCTGTAAAAAAACTTCAAATAATTCCAATGATTTTGGAACTTTCATTAACACCAAGTCAACTTTACCTAAATCTTCCAATGGTGTCTTATAAGTAATATCGATAGATAAATTATTCAATTCTAAATTATGAACAATTGCTTTCTTCTGGCTTGCATAGGCCCAAACAGTCACTGGATTCTTACTACTCAATACAGAATTCCAAATTCCGAACCTGTCATTAAATAAATGAATATTATCTTGTTTTTTATCCGTAATATAATCTAAAACTAATAATTCTACACTGCTCCAAGCACGTAATGATTTATCATCTGTTTTTGGATATCGTGCTAATTGATATTCTTTAGAATTGTATAATAATTTTGTGTCCAATAGTTGTATATTTTGTAATTATCTTCCTTAAGAAAACCTTCTTTGAAAATAACTTAATTTAAATCGTAAATTTTATTTAAAGAAATAAGATCTCCTGCTTTCCCTCTTCTAAAAACATCTTCTGATTTCACCTCTGCAATAGATTCTTTTCCCATAGCAGCCACTACTTCTTTTACAGCCTCAATTGTTTTATCATGGTAATTTTTAACACGAATATTTTTATCACCAACAACTAAAGCCTCTACTAAATCTTCATCTTGAGTAGCTACACCAACTGGGCAAGTATCTAAATTACATTCACGTGCTTGAATACAACCAATACTTAACATAAAACTACGTGCCATACCAATAACATCAGCACCTAAAGCCTTATATTTAATAATATCAAAAGCGTCAATTGCTTTACCACTCGCTATAATTTTAACCTGCTCTTTTAAGCCATATTTCTTCAACATTTTATTTACAAAGGCCAACCCCTCTAATAACGGAGTACCTACATAATTAGAAAATTCTAAAGGAGCAGACCCTGTACCTCCTTCTCCTCCATCAACCGAAATAAAATCAGGATAATTATCAGCTTCAGCAAACGTTTTTATCATTGTTTCTATTTCTTCGTTATTCCCCACACAAAACTTAACCCCAACAGGTTTTCCATTAGACAACTCCCTAACTTTCTGAATAAAAGAAATCATCTCCTCAAAATTAGAAAATGAAGAATGTCCAGGAGGTGAATCTACTCTCGTAAATGGCTCTACTGAACGAATTTTAGCAATCTCTTCAGTATTCTTTTTTGCAGGTAAAATACCTCCATGACCTGGTTTAGCTCCTTGAGAAAATTTAATTTCAATCATTTTCACTTCTTTACGAATAGCATTTTCTTTAAAAACTTCATCATCAAAAACACGTTTTCCAGCCACACTTTTCCCAGCACCAAAATACCCTGTTCCTACTTGAAAAATTAAGTCACCTCCTTGTAAATGATACGGAGAAATACCACCCTCACCAGTATTATGTGCAAAATTAGCCATTTTAGCCCCTTGGTTTAAGGCCATTATTGCGTTTTTACTCAAAGAACCAAACGACATTGCTGATATATTAATTATTGATGCATCATACTTTTGAGTGCATTTATCAGAACCAACCAACACCCTTTCACCTACAATATGATGATGATCCTTAGGAAATAATGAATGTTTTACAAATTCGTAACCTTTTTCATACACATTATGCTGCGTACCAAACGGTACTGTTTCTATTTCTTTTTTTGATCGCTGATAAACGAGACTTCTTTTTTCACGATTAATTGGTGTTCCATTTAAATCATCTTCAATAAAATATTGTTGAATTTTCTCACGTTCCTCCTCAAAAACCCATCGTAAACGAGCAACAACAGGAAAAGACCTCATTAAAGAATGTTTATCTTGAAAAAAAGCATCATATAGTGCCAACAAAGTTACAGCAGAAGCAATTGTTAAAAGAATATAATTCCCCATATCAGGAATAAAATAAACCAACACTCCACATAAAATATTAACAACAATAATAACTGTTAAAATAGTATCTCTCATTTTTAAGAATTTAGGTAGCTAAAATACAAGATTTCTAACATAAAAAAAGCTCTAACAATTGTTAGAGCTCTTAGATATCTTAGATACTTGAAATTATTTTTTAAACTTCGAGTACTTGTTTTTAAACTTATCAATACGTCCTGCAGTATCTACCAGTTTAGATTTACCTGTATAGAAAGGGTGAGAAGTTCTTGAAATTTCTAATTTTATTAATGGATACTCAGTTCCTTCTACGTCTAAAGTTTCTTTAGTGTTAGCAGTTGAACGTGTTAAAAATACATCTCCGTTAGACATATCTTTAAAAGCTACCATTCTATAATTTTCTGGATGTATTCCTTTACGCATCTTAAATGACTTTTAAATATTGTTTTATTTTTTTATCAAACACTGTAAAAATGGTAAAGTTTTACACCGAAGAAAATTCTTTGGTTGTTTGAGGCTGCAAATTTAACCATATTTTTTAATTTTCAAACAAATAAATTGTTTTAATTTGTAGTATAAATGAATAAATTAGAATTCAAACTATAAAATATGCGTATTTATACATACTTTGCTTTAGCTTTAGCTACAATTATAATCACTTCTTGTGGCCAATCAGAATACAAATTTAAGTTAAACACCTCTAAAAAAACAACTTTAGGGCAAAAGGCTGCTATTAAATTTGAACAACTTAAGGGAAAAGAGATTGATTCGGTACATTTATTCGTTAATAATAAACGAGTAAATAAAAATGAAACTAGCTTAGCTATTAACACTTCTAACTTTGGTGTTGGTAAACATACTGTTACAGCATTGGCTTTTTACCCTCAAAAATCTAAAAAAATAAGTAATTCAATCGAAGTATTTGCCAAAGATGCTCCGACTCTTTATGGTTTTAAAATTATAAACACCTTCCCGCATGATGATAAAGCATATACGCAAGGACTAGAATATAAAGATGGTTTTTTATATGAAACAACAGGTCGTAGAGGTGAGTCTTCTTTAAGAAAGGTTGATTTAAAAACCGGAGAGGTTTTACAAAAAATTGCTTTAGATAAAAAATATTTTGGTGAAGGAATGTCGATAGTTAACAATAAAATTTATTGGTTAACATGGCAAGCACGTAAAGGTTTTGTTTATGATTTAGAAAATTTTAAACAAATTAATGAGTTTAACTACAACCGTAGCAATGAAGGTTGGGGATTAACACATGGTAATAATGAGTTAATAAAATCTGATGGATCAAATAAAATTTGGTTTTTAGATATTAAAAATCAAAAAGAAAAAAGAGCTATACAGGCTTATACCAATAAAGTTTCTTTAAAAAGCTTAAATGAATTAGAATGGATTAATGGAAAAATTTATGCAAATTATTGGCAAAAACCTTTAATTGCAATTATTAATCCTGATAATGGAGTTGTTGAGGGAATTATTAATTTAACTGAATTAGTTAAAGAGATGGAAAAAACACAAAAATTAGTTGACCAAGATGATGTTTTAAACGGGATAGCCTATGACAACGAAAATAACCGTTTGTTTGTTACAGGAAAACATTGGTCTAAATTATTTGAAATCGAATTAGTTAAGAAATAATATCTTAGCCTTTTAAATATTGATTAAACGAACTAACATTATTTTTACATATGAGATACTCCCTTCAAATTTTATCTATTATTATCTTAATTGCTGTTAGTTCGTGTAGAAAAGATTTTAACACGGTTCCTAATTTTGGAAAACTTGAATTTTCTAAAGACACCGTGTTTTTAGATACTATTTTTTCTAATATAGGTTCAGCTACTTATAATTTAAAGGTATACAACAGAAGCAGCAAAGCAATTACAATTCCTGAAATAAAATTAGATAATGGAATCAACTCTAATTATCGCTTAAATGTTGATGGTCTTTCTGGTAAAAACTTTAGAGATATTGATATTTTAGCAAATGACAGTATTTATGTTTTCATAGAAACTACTATTAATTTTAGTACTGTTACAGATCCGCTACACATAGATAAAATATTATTTGACAACGGAAATAATCAACAAAATGTAAATTTAGTTACTTTAGTACAAGATGCAAATTTCATATTCCCTTCAAAAAACAGTATGGGAATTGAAACCTTAACTATAGATGGTAAGGATTCTAAAATACAAGGTCGTTTTTTAACAGATACTGAGCTTATCTTTACAAATGAAAAACCGTATGTTATTTATGGCTATGCAGCTGTTCCTTCAGATAAAACATTAACAATTAATGCTGGCGCCAAAATTTATTTTCATAAAAACTCAGGATTAATAGTTGATAAAAAAGGAAGTTTAAAAGTTAACGGAACTCTTAACGATAAAGTTACTTTTGAAGGAGACAGGCTAGAACATCGTTTTAGTAAAATACCTGGGCAATGGGGAACTATTTGGATGATTGCAGGTAGTAAAGAAAATGAGATTAATCATACATTAATAAAAAATGGAGTTGTTGGTATTTTAGTCGATAGCATAGGGGCACTCACCTCTCCTACTCTTACGATAAAAAATTCTGAAATTTATAATAGTGCTAACTATGGTATCTTAGGAAGAAACACCAATATTAAAGGTGAAAATATTGTTATCGGTGATACCGGGCAATCATCTTTAGCTTGTACTTTTGGAGGTACTTACAACTTTACACATTCAACTTTTGCTAATTACTGGAACAATAGTTTACGACAATTACCAACTGTTTTAGTAAACAATCATTTTAGTTATATAAATGACAACAATAAAGAAATAACGTTAACAAGAGATTTAATAGCTGCTAATTTTACAAATTGTATTATTAACGGAAATAATAATATTGAATTTATTTTAGACAAAGTAGGTAGTGACTTATTTAACTACAATATTGAAAGTTCAATGATTCAATTTAATGATTTCAATAATTCTTTTACTGATAATGTTGAAATGAAATTTGATGATACAACACATTATCAAAATATTATTTTAAACGGCAACCCTCATTTTAAGGATGTTTCTAAAAATGAGTTTATTATCGGAGAAGAAAGCGATGCTATTAATAAAGCTAGAGCGTCATCTATATCAGAAGACATCTTAGGCATAAACCGATCTTTAAATCCAGATATAGGTGCATATCAACATGTTATTTTTGATTAAAACTTACATCCTCTATAACTTTCTTAAATTGATGTTTTTTATCTACAAAAAAGGCAATAGAAATGTATGTTTTTTGCATTCCATAGAAACTCTTAAAAACTGCTTTTTTATTTAAATGAAGAACTATATTATGAGTATCTAAATTACCTAGAGGAGAAAAAGGAATAATACTTTTATCAGTTGGTAAATCCTTTTCTGTTAAATCAACACCCTTTATATTTTCGAAAGGAATTACTGCTTCACCAAAAAAGCCATATTTTAAAGTTAATATTTTATTTATTAAATCAACTTCAATAGGGATTTTCGATAGAGAACGCATTAAAGAAAACAACTGTAAACATGTGTAAATACTTAAAACAGTTAACAACCAAGCAACAATAACATTCCATTTTTGCACCAATGCGTGAACAGCAATTGTTTCTATTAAAACAACTAATATCAACCCCATAATAATTGATACAGAAGTTCCATTTTTATGATAAGAAAATTCATTTTCTTTTAACATTCTCTTTTTCCAAGCTAAAAACCCATAATAAATAACAGAAATCTCAGTTGCTAACAGTTCTCCTATTTTATTTGGAAAAACAGCACTAACAGCTTGTTGCATCGCATTATAAAACACTAAATGATTGCTATGTTGTTTTTTAAATTCTTGAATAATTTTTCTTGCTTTAAAAATTAAAAAACTAAATACTCCTAATTCAACAGCAGGTAAAATAAACGTTTTTATTTGTGATAATAGCGCCTGATGTTCTTTTGGAATAATTATACTAACAATTACAATTCCTATTACAAATAAACTAACAACAGTGATTTTAGGAATTTCCTTTTTTCTAATAATTAAAAAATAAACAAACGGAATTGTTATCAGTAAATCTAATGTAATACCTATTGATAATTCTTTTGGGTACTCTATAAAAAATGATGAGTTTACTACTAAAAAAAGTGTTGATATTAATAGTAATGGAATTCCAAAAACAAAAAAGTAATTACGAGAAATAAACAATTGTTTCATAGTATATAACTTTATAATTAATGTCTATATATTAGTTGTTTAATTTCTTGTTTCGTTACATATTTCACAACTATTTTTTCTTATAAACAATTCCGTTTTTCATAACAAAAACAACATTTTCCATTGTATGTATATTTTTGGTTGGATCATCATTAACAGCTATAATATCAGCAAAAAAACCTTTTTCAACCTGACCAATTTCATCTTCCATTTTTAAAATTTTGGCATTTGTAATTGTTGCCGCTTGTATGGTTTCCATAGCCGGCATACCTACTTCTACCATATAACCAAATTCTTTTCCGTTATTCCCATGCTTAAAAACTCCTGCATCTGTACCAAAAGCAATACCTACTCCTTTTTTATATGCTCTTGCAAATGTTCCTTGAATTTGTGGACCAACAGCTAATGCTTTCGGCACAACGATATCTGGATAAAACCCTTTTATTTTAGCTTTCTCTTCAACTTCTTTTCCTGCTGTAATAGTAGGCACTAAAAAAGCATTGTGTTTTTTCATCAACTCCATTGTCTCATCACTCATATAAGTACCATGCTCAATTGTTTTTACACCCCCAATAATTGCACGCCTCATTCCTTCATCACCATGTGCATGAGCAGCAACATGCATCCCGTAATCTTTAGCGGTATCACAAATAGCTTTTATCTCTTCTATCGTAAACTGTGGATTATCTCCTGATTTAGCTACACTTAATACTCCTCCAGTCGCAGTAATTTTAATACAATCTGCACCATTTTTATAACGTTGACGTACTGCTTTTTTAGCATCCTCTACACTATTAACGACTCCTTCTTTTGGCCCAGGATTTCCTACTAATTTTCTACTGCTACCATTTGTTGGATCTGCATGACCTCCCGTAGTTGCTAATGATTTTCCTGCTGTAAAAACTCTTGGTCCAGGTATTTTTCCTGAAGCAATCGCCTTTGCTATCGAAATATTTACGCCGCTCCCTCCTAAATCTCTTACTGTTGTAAATCCATTTAACAACGTTGTTTTGGCAAAACCAACTGAGTTAAAAGCTACATCAGCTTCATTTAAAACATATCTATTCAACCTTGTTTTTCTATCAAACTCTTGTTCTATGTGCACATGCATATCAATCAATCCAGGCATCACAACTTTATCTCGTAAATCAATTGTTTTTGAAGTTTTATCTCTAGGCATTATATACCCATCAAAAACCTTTGTGATTTTATTTCCATTAACTACAATGGTTTTTTTTGCCTGAACTTTTCCTGACTTTGTATCTATTAACTTTCCACATAAAATATATGTACGCTGACCAAAAGAATAGGTTACAACTAATAAAAAAGCAAGTAAAAAATTGATTTTCTTCATTATAAAAAATTTAATTAGAACTATAAATGTATGAAAAAATTGAGTAGATTGCTTCTTTAATTTATCCTATTAAATGAAGAATATTGTAATTACAGGAACCAGTAGAGGTATTGGTTTTGAATTAGCACAACAGTTTGCTAACGAAGGGCATAACGTTTTAGCATTATCGAGAAATACTGAGCCTTTAAAAAAAATAAATCATAAGAATATTACTACGATATCTGTTGACTTATCTAATAATGAAGATTTAAAAAAAGCAACTACTTTCATTAAAAAAGAATGGAAAACTGTAGATGTTTTAATAAACAATGCGGGAAAACTAATTAACAAACCTTTTACTGATTTAACGACAGTTGATTTTGAAGAAGTATATAAAGTAAATGTTTTTGCTGTTGCTGAATTAACAAGGTTATTAATTCCGTTTCTTACAAAAGGAAGCCATGTCGTTACTGTTAGTTCTATGGGAGGAATTCAAGGAAGTATGAAATTTCCTGGTTTAGCTGCTTACAGTTCTGCTAAAGGTGCCGTTATAACATTATCTGAATTATTAGCTGAAGAATACAAGGAGCAACAAATAGCATTCAACGTTTTAGCTTTAGGCGCTGTGCAAACCGAAATGCTAGAAGAAGCTTTCCCTGGTTATGTAGCTCCTTTATCTGCTAAAGAAATGGCTAATTACATTTTTGACTTTTCGTTAACAGGAAATAAATTTTATAACGGAAAAGTATTGCAAGTATCTAGTTCTACTCCATAAAATAATCTACATTTTTCTTTGTACAAAACACTTATAAAATATATTCCAGAAAAAGCAATTCCATTAGTTGAATATTTAATTAATGAACATAAGATTAATCTTAAAATTGTAAATCAACGAGAGACCAAACATGGTGATTTTCGGACTTTTCCGAATGGACAAACACAAATAACGGTTAACAATAACTTAAATGAATACCAGTTCTTACTAACACTAGTTCATGAAATTGCACACCATGTTACGCATAAAAAATTTGGAAGAGTACAACCTCATGGAAAACACTGGAAAACAGTTTTTCAACACTTAATGTTACCTTTTTTACGACCAGACATTTACCCTAATGAAATTCTTCCCTACCTAGCTAATTATTTTAAAAATCCTAAAGCAAGTACTGATACCGATGTTAATTTATCTTTAGCTTTACGAGGTGGAAAAGCTGAAAGTGGAAAAAGCTTTATATTTGAGATACCAAACGGAACTGTATTTCAATTTAAAGACACATTATATAAAAGAGGCAATAAACGTAGAACTCGTTATGAATGTTTAAATTTAATGAACAATCGAGTGTATCTTTTTAATCAAAATGCAGAAGTGAAGTTAACAGCTTCAAACATATAAATAAAACTCCTATTCTTTAGGAATTATAATTAATTATTATGAATAAGAACTATTACGCAGTAATTATGGCAGGTGGTGTTGGTTCAAGATTTTGGCCAGTAAGCACCGAAGAATATCCTAAGCAATTTCATGACATGTTAGGTACAGGTGAATCACTAATTCAACGTACTTTTAACAGAATTAATCAATTAATCCCGTCTGAAAACATATTAATTGCCACTAATGAACGTTATGAAAAGTTAGTGTTAGAGCAACTACCCAAAACCACAAAGAAGCAATTATTATTAGAACCTACAATGCGCAACACTGCTCCTTGTATTTTATATGCTGCTTTAAAAATTCATAATCTGAATTCAGATGCAGTAATGCTAGTTGCGCCATCTGATCATTGGATTGAAAACGAAACTGAATTTTTAAAAAATATTAAAACATCTTTTGAGGCATCTGCTAATAATGATAATTTAATGACTTTAGGTATTCAACCCAACTCACCTAATACAGGTTATGGATACATTAAATTTGAAGAAAACTCTTCAGATATAAAAAAAGTAAAAAACTTTACAGAAAAACCTAATCTTCAAACTGCTAAGCAATTTTTAGCTAGTGGTGATTACTTATGGAATGCGGGTATTTTTATTTGGTCAACTAAAAGTATATTAAACGCTTTTAAAAAACATTTACCACAGATGTTAAACGTTTTAGATGATGGAAATAACGTTTACAATACTGATTTTGAAGATGATTTCATAAAAAACAATTATGCCAAATGTGAAAACATTTCTATTGATTACGGAATTATGGAACGCTCTAACAACGTACATATTTTACCTGTAGATTTTGGGTGGAATGATCTAGGTACTTGGGGATCTTTATATAATAAACTAAATAAAGATTCACAAGAAAATGCTGTTGTTGGTGCTGAAACTATTTTTAGGGATGCTAACGGAAACATGGTTCGTACTGAAAGCGGCAAGAAAGTAATCATTCAAGGGTTGAGTGATTATATTATTGTAGAAAAAGGTGATACACTATTAATTTGCCCTCGAAAAGATGAGCAAGATATTAAACAGATTAGTGCAGCAGCTAAAAAAACATTTTAAAACTATCTTAAAAAGAAAACGAAGCTAAAAAGCTTCGTTTTCTTTTTAATTATTCTTTATAATTTCTTCAAAAAAAGTATAATAATCCTTTGGCATATAAGCTCCCTTTTTCTTTCCTAAAACATCTCCGGCAGTATTTATCATAACTACTGTAGGAAAAGCATGTATCCTATACTTATATTGTAGTTTACTATTTTCTTTTTTTACTTCTGAAGAAATAAGATATCTATTTCTAGGAAAATCGGCTTTATAAAGCACTAAATTTGCCTCTGAAAAATCTTTAAATTTATCCGCATGAAATAATGTTCTATCTACTTGCTTACATGGTGGACACCAATCTGAACCTGTAAAGAAAATTAAAATAGGTTTATTCTCATTTTTAGCCTTTTCAATAGCCACATCAAAAGACGCTTCCCATTTTACACTTTCTTTCTCTTTAGCCATAGCCGTTTTTTGTGAAAAAGAAACACTACATACTAGACACAAGATTAAATTTAAAACAAAATTTCTCATTATATTTATTTTTTTTCAATTTATGTTATTCAAAAATAATACCAAGATAATAGCACTATCTATTTATACTATTAACTATTAATTCATCAAATAATTCTCCTTCATGCAAAAACTCACTTTTAATTGAGATATACGATACATTTTCAACCTTACCTTCTAAACGCATATAATCTTTTTCAGTAGTCACTATTATCTTATTCAATTGTGGTAGTTCTTGAAATTCTTTTTCTATTTTATTTATATCACTTTCAGTAAAATCATAATGATCTGGATACTTTAAGTGCTTATAATTAATTTCGTTTTTATCCAAAAACTGTAATAATGAATTTGGGTTTGCAATTCCTGTAACCAGCAATACTTCTTTTTCTTTTAAATCAGAAACTGTAAGTTCTAAATCTGTCCCTTTTAAGTTCTCATCATAAGAAATTATAGTAAAAAATAATTGTTGATTCGCTTTAAGTCGTATCTTATTTCTTACTTCTTGTTTTCTTATTTCTGATAAATCTTCAGGGCATTTAGTAACTACTATTATATTTGCTCGATCTGCCCCTCTTTTCCCCTCTCTTAAATTACCTACAGGCAAAATAAAATCATCTGTATACAAATCATCATACTTTGTTAATAAAATATAATGACTCGCTTTTACTTTTCTATGCTGATAAGCATCGTCTAATAAAACTATTTGTGGGGCTACTTTTCTTTTTAATAACTCTTCTATCCCGTTAGTTCTATCAGCATCAACAGCAACCGTAACTTCATTTTTAAATTTTTTATAAAACTGCAAAGGCTCATCACCAACATCTTTGGCAGAATGGTTAGCGTTTACAACTTGAAAACCTTTTGTTTTTCGTTTATAACCGCGACTTAAAACAGCAACTCTGTAGTGTTCTTTTAATAATCGAATTAGATATTCTATTTGTGGTGATTTCCCTGTTCCGCCTACGCTTAAATTTCCAACAGCAATAACTGGAATATTAAAAGAGGTTGATTTTAAAATACCTATATCAAAAAACTTATTACGAACTGTAGTAATAATATCGTATGCAATAGCAAACGGAAACAATAAAAATCGAAATAATTTCATTGCATCAAAAGTAAAAATTATTTCGATAACGCAGCCAAAA
This genomic stretch from Tenacibaculum sp. Bg11-29 harbors:
- a CDS encoding amidohydrolase family protein — translated: MKKINFLLAFLLVVTYSFGQRTYILCGKLIDTKSGKVQAKKTIVVNGNKITKVFDGYIMPRDKTSKTIDLRDKVVMPGLIDMHVHIEQEFDRKTRLNRYVLNEADVAFNSVGFAKTTLLNGFTTVRDLGGSGVNISIAKAIASGKIPGPRVFTAGKSLATTGGHADPTNGSSRKLVGNPGPKEGVVNSVEDAKKAVRQRYKNGADCIKITATGGVLSVAKSGDNPQFTIEEIKAICDTAKDYGMHVAAHAHGDEGMRRAIIGGVKTIEHGTYMSDETMELMKKHNAFLVPTITAGKEVEEKAKIKGFYPDIVVPKALAVGPQIQGTFARAYKKGVGIAFGTDAGVFKHGNNGKEFGYMVEVGMPAMETIQAATITNAKILKMEDEIGQVEKGFFADIIAVNDDPTKNIHTMENVVFVMKNGIVYKKK
- a CDS encoding SDR family oxidoreductase; protein product: MKNIVITGTSRGIGFELAQQFANEGHNVLALSRNTEPLKKINHKNITTISVDLSNNEDLKKATTFIKKEWKTVDVLINNAGKLINKPFTDLTTVDFEEVYKVNVFAVAELTRLLIPFLTKGSHVVTVSSMGGIQGSMKFPGLAAYSSAKGAVITLSELLAEEYKEQQIAFNVLALGAVQTEMLEEAFPGYVAPLSAKEMANYIFDFSLTGNKFYNGKVLQVSSSTP
- a CDS encoding SprT-like domain-containing protein, coding for MYKTLIKYIPEKAIPLVEYLINEHKINLKIVNQRETKHGDFRTFPNGQTQITVNNNLNEYQFLLTLVHEIAHHVTHKKFGRVQPHGKHWKTVFQHLMLPFLRPDIYPNEILPYLANYFKNPKASTDTDVNLSLALRGGKAESGKSFIFEIPNGTVFQFKDTLYKRGNKRRTRYECLNLMNNRVYLFNQNAEVKLTASNI
- a CDS encoding mannose-1-phosphate guanylyltransferase, whose translation is MNKNYYAVIMAGGVGSRFWPVSTEEYPKQFHDMLGTGESLIQRTFNRINQLIPSENILIATNERYEKLVLEQLPKTTKKQLLLEPTMRNTAPCILYAALKIHNLNSDAVMLVAPSDHWIENETEFLKNIKTSFEASANNDNLMTLGIQPNSPNTGYGYIKFEENSSDIKKVKNFTEKPNLQTAKQFLASGDYLWNAGIFIWSTKSILNAFKKHLPQMLNVLDDGNNVYNTDFEDDFIKNNYAKCENISIDYGIMERSNNVHILPVDFGWNDLGTWGSLYNKLNKDSQENAVVGAETIFRDANGNMVRTESGKKVIIQGLSDYIIVEKGDTLLICPRKDEQDIKQISAAAKKTF
- a CDS encoding thioredoxin family protein produces the protein MAKEKESVKWEASFDVAIEKAKNENKPILIFFTGSDWCPPCKQVDRTLFHADKFKDFSEANLVLYKADFPRNRYLISSEVKKENSKLQYKYRIHAFPTVVMINTAGDVLGKKKGAYMPKDYYTFFEEIIKNN
- the lpxK gene encoding tetraacyldisaccharide 4'-kinase, whose product is MKLFRFLLFPFAIAYDIITTVRNKFFDIGILKSTSFNIPVIAVGNLSVGGTGKSPQIEYLIRLLKEHYRVAVLSRGYKRKTKGFQVVNANHSAKDVGDEPLQFYKKFKNEVTVAVDADRTNGIEELLKRKVAPQIVLLDDAYQHRKVKASHYILLTKYDDLYTDDFILPVGNLREGKRGADRANIIVVTKCPEDLSEIRKQEVRNKIRLKANQQLFFTIISYDENLKGTDLELTVSDLKEKEVLLVTGIANPNSLLQFLDKNEINYKHLKYPDHYDFTESDINKIEKEFQELPQLNKIIVTTEKDYMRLEGKVENVSYISIKSEFLHEGELFDELIVNSINR